The genomic region AACCTGTTCCTAAGATCACTAAAAAGAAAAAAGGCATGCCTAAAGAACCAATAATTCTACTTTTTGCTCTAAAAAAACGTATCATTTCCCTTAACCAAATAGTATAAATAGTATTCAAATTTTTCTCCGCCTTAATTTGAGACGTTCTCTCAGGTGTATTTTGTTATCTGGATAATCTTCTTTAATCTCTTTTCCCGTGTAATAAAGATAAACATCATCTAAAGTTGGTCTATTTATCCTTAAAGAATTTACCTTAATCTGATGTTGATACATCTTTTCTAAAATTTGAGAAACCTTACTTTCGCCTTCATTTAAAAATATTCTTACTGTTTTATTATCTTCTATCTTAATCTCGTGAATATAAGGAAGATTAAGGACTAATCTTAGATCTTCTTTTGTCTCTGACACTTCTAAGATAATCATATCTTTATTAATATTATTTTTTAAGTTAAAAGGAGTATCTAAGGCAATAATTTCCCCTTTATTCATGATGGCAATTTGATCGCATAAATTGTCTGCTTCATCCATGCAATGCGTAGTTAAAATAATAGTCATCCCTTCTTCTTTTAATCTTTTAATATAGTCCCAAATATGCTTCTTGGTCTGAGGATCAAGCCCTAAAGTAGGCTCATCTAAAAATAATACCTTAGGAAAGTGCAATAAACCTCGGGCAATTTCTAATCTTCTTCGCATTCCCCCTGAAAATGTCTTGACTACTTTATCTCTCTTATCATCTAAGCCCACTAATCTTAACAATTCTTCTATCTTTTTCTTTCTTAAATTAAGAGGAATTTTATACAACCTGCCGTGAAAATCAATATTTTCAAAAGCAGTCAATTCTTCATCTAAACTAGAATCTTGAAAAACAATGCCAATAGAACTACGGACTTTATCTTGTTGCTTAACAACATCATAATTCCAAACATAAGCAGTTCCAGAAGAAGGTTTAATTAAAGTACAAAGTATGGAAATTATCGTCGTCTTACCTGCTCCGTTAGGTCCTAATAAACCCAAGAGTTCGCCTTCTTTAACCTGCAAATTTATCTTATTGACAGCTATATTCCCATTAAATACTTTAGTTAAATCTGTTGTCTCTACCGCTAACATCTTAACCTTAAACTAAATTAGCCGAGGATAACTCCCGGCTAATTATTTAAATCTAATAGGACTCAACTTATAGTAGTTATTAGCCGGGACTATTTTATCACCGTTTGAGGAGGATAATATCCTTTCCTAACCGTAGTATTTGGATAAACTATACATCCCTTGCTTAACATTGTCCCGGGGTTAGTGACTGAATTACAACCTGTTTCTACGCGATCACCTAAGATGGCTCCAAATTTCTTTAAATCAGTAGTAATCTTTTTTCCCTCTATCTTTAATTGAATAGGCATGCTTCCTATATTAAGATTAGCTAACTTTGTTCCTGCTCCTAAATTCACCTGGTTTCCTAAAATACTATCACCCACATAAGCAAAGTGCCCGGCTTTAGCTTGATTTAAAAAACAAGCATTCTTTACTTCAGTCGTATGACCGATGACACACCTATTTCCAATAATAACATTTCCTCGAATATAAGCACCTTGTCTTATTTCACAATTATCTCCAATAATAGTTGGACCTTTAATATAAGCACCTGGTTCAATGACTGTCCCTTTTCCAATGGAGATATTCTCATCAGCTAAAGTTACTCCAGAATAAATTACCGAAGCTCCTTCTGATTTTTCATTTTCTATATAAACTTCAAAATTACCCTTAACTACATCTCCTATGACCAATCTAAAACCTTTCTCAATAAGAACACCTTTATAAATAACATAGGTTTTAAGTAAAAAATCTCCTCCATTTCTGAGATTGGTGATGTTAGGATTAAGATGTTCTTTAAGGTAACTTTTTATATTTCCTAAAGCTTGCCAAACATAATCAATATCTTTAAATATACCTTGATGAGCAAAGTCAGAAATATCAAAAAAATTTTCTAAATCCATTTATGACCACCTTAATGAACATTTTAATAAAAATTTCTTTACTTGTCAATTATTTAACTCTTTTTTCTATCTAAATGGCACAGCATTGACATTACCCCCACTCCCTGCGAGCATTAATCTTATCCATATCTACTTTTTTCTATCTAAATGGGTGCAGCATTCATATTACCTGAATTATCATCATTATTAATCCTAATTCTCTTTATTTTTCTCACTACCTCACCTGTAATTTATAAACTGAAATTAGTGAAGTCAGGGGAAGTGGATTACAAAACTTTATTTTCTTTTTATTTTTCTCACTACCTCACCTGTAATTTATAAACTCCACGTGGATGTCAAAGTCTTTCTCCTTGAGCATGGAGATAACTATCTGCAAGTCATCAATTTTCTTAGCCCTCACACGTACCTGATCTTTCTGAATCTCTGCCTGAACCTTCATCTTTAAGTTTTTGATGCTCTTCACAATCTCCCTTGCCTTATCCTGCGCAATTCCCTGTTGTAAAGTAACTACCTGCCTTACAGTGTTCCCTGATGCCCGTTCTATCGCCCCATATTGAAGTGATTTTAAAGATACTCCTCGCTTGACTAATTTAGACTGAAGGATATCTATAACATTTTTCATCTTTTGCTCATCGTCAGAGATAAGCGTTATCTCAGCCTTATCCTTATTGAACTCAATGCTGCTTTTACTTCCTTTGAAGTCAAATCTCTGACTTGTTTCCTTTGTTGCCTGCTGGACAGCATTTGTCACCTCTTGAAGGTCAACTAGACTCACTAAATCAAAAGAATGTTCATCTGCCATTTTTAACCTCCGAAAATTTTATAATATTTTATAATAATAATGTTGGCAGTACATGGAAGGAACTGACCGAGAACGTGAATTACATGGCTGGTAACTAAGGTGGTCGGGTTTGTCAAGACCAATTTTAAGAGGTTTGCCTCGTTATTGCAAATTTAGCATTTTAAATTTAAAATTTACAATTCGTAATGAATAATCCTTTTTTATACCTTTTTCAGATGCCTCGCTATAACTAAACTATAACAGGATACCACCTAATGGAGAGGGAGGATAGACCTTACCCTCTCCATAATTCGCCATCCCTTGTTTAATACTTTAGCCATCTGAAATAGAACTTTGGTAATCGGTAAGGGAAACAATTACCTGATCACCGATCACCCGATAACTGATAACCTTCCCTATTAAGTATTCTTAAGTGTCTCTATCAACTCGCCCTTGGCATTATAAATATCTGCCTTGACCGGGATTGTTCCGTTCAGATTGTGCGTGGCACATGAAAAACACGGATCATAGGCTCGAATAGCCATCTCTATCTTATTCATAATCCCCTGGTCATACTTACCATCCTTAATAAGGTTCATCGCTGCCCACTTGACCGACATATTGATGGGTGCATTGTTATGGGTAGTGCCAACGATGATATTTACGGCCGTAACCATCCCATTTTCATCAGTGGTGTAATCATGGATGAGTGTTCCCCGTGGTGCTTCAACTACACCCACACCTCTACCGGCTACCGGTTTTAAGGCAAGTCGTATATCAGGTGAGGTAATATCCGGATCATTCAAAAGCTCAACGGCATGTTCTGCGGCATACAACATCTCTATCAACCTTGCCCAGTGGTGTAACAGGGTAAGTTGAGCCGGTCGGCCAAAGTTTGCTCTCCATTCCTCAAACTCTACCTGAGCTAAAGGTGTTGCCAGTTTATCCGCAACATTCATTCTGGCTAAGGCATTTACCCGATATATCCCTACAGGGTTATCCATGTCCATAGAGAATCCGCCGGCCTTTTTGTCATAAGGGAACTTGAGGTATGTCCATGGCTCCACATGCTCGGCGATATAATCTAAGTAATCTTTTGGTTCAAAGTCTTCATAACTGCCATCCTTTTTCATCATCCGCAGTTTCCCATTATACAGGTTCATGGCTCCGTCATCATCAACCGTACCCAGAAAGCCGGTTTCAATAGGTGCATACGACTTTACCAAATCCAGGTATGGTGGAAAGATATTCTTTTTAGCAAAGTCCATGGCAAACTTAGCAAACTCAAGGCACTCATTTGCCATTTCCTTAAGTTTAACCACCTCATCCTTAGTAATTGGTTTGCTCCAACCACCAGGGCAAGCAGCATCTGGATGGATAGCCTTACCGGCCATTATTTGAGTCATCATCTGGGCTGTCCATCTTATTTTCACCACTGCTTTAGCAATATCCGGAACCTTGCCCACAATACCGATAACATTCCTTACGGTATAATCTGCCTCCGGTCCCATAACAAAATCCGGTCCGGAGAGGATAAAGAAGTGAAGCACATGAGAGTGGATGAAATGAGCCATATAGGCAAGTTCACGAATCTTTTTAGCAGCTGACGGTATATCAACCCCAAAGACAGCATCTGTTGCCTTAGCACTGGCTAAGTGATGTGCCCACGGGCAAACGCCGCATATTCTCGGTACAATTCTTGGTATTTCCTCTATTGGCCTGCCGGTACAGAACTTCTCAAAACCACGCAATTCGACTACATTTACATGAGTATTAGCCACATTGCCGGCATCATCGAGTTGAATAGTAATCTTAGCGTGGCCTTCAATCCTTGTTACTGGTGCTATAGTTATTGTTTTTGCCATTTTAATTACCTCCCACCCATTCCGGGTCTAAGTCTTCCTTGTGCCCCAATAAACCTATTGAATGTTGGTGCTCTATCCACAATCTCCCTTGGATTTAACCCGATAGATGATAATGCCCCCATCATATCGACCATAGGATTTGCCCCTTCACGAATTGGACCATAGCAACCACGACAGGACATATATGCCTTAATACATCTTGGCATTTTTTCACTACCACCGCAACCGGACATTGTTGCCGGCCCCTGACATAGAAAGCCTTGCTCCATAAAGCAACGCACTTCACTTAAAGGTTGGCCAGGGGTGAACTCAACCGATTCCAGTGGCCTCTTGATAGCAGTAACTGCCTTTTTCTCTCGCTTTGTCGGGCATTCATCACAGACCGAGCGTTCTGTTAGCTTAAATTCTTTCCCCTCTAACAGGCAGGTCAATGCCTCGGCTAATAACTCTGGTGTGGTTGGACATCCAGGAAGTTTTATGTCCACATTGACTACCTCGCTGACCGCATAAACCCGCTCTTCCATAGCAGGAATCTCTTGTGTTGGTGTTTGCCCTGCATCTGTACTTGGGGTATCCTGATACACAAGTTTAGTAATATCAGCTACGGTACAAAGATTGTTCAGCGCAGGAATTCCACCGTAGGTGGCGCATGCCCCAACCGTAATCAAGGTTTTGCATTTTCTACGCATCTCTTCCGCTATATGCCTGTTTTCTTTATTCCGAACACTACCGGAAATAAGCCCTACATCTGCCTCTGGAATCTCTAACTTTTCCCGCTCACCCATCTGTCCATAATACTTATGGTCCATAATAACCGGCATATGGACAAACTCTAATTTTGGTAACAAATCGAGCAACGGCTCTCCAATATCAAGTAATGTTACCTCACATCCGCCACAAGTAGCTAACCATTCTTCAGCAACCTTAACAGCCATTAGTTCCACCTCCTTAAAATTTGTAATAACCCGCTCTACCAGAGCAAGTCTGTTCAGCGGGGATATGTTTAACCGTCAGACTTGTCGGACTGGTCAGACTTGTCAGACTTGGTCAGACATTATTTCTCTCCGCGTATAGACTAAATACTTACCGTCCTCTTCAATCATTCTGGCTTCAAAATCTTGTGCCTTGTAACCAGGCAGTATTTTCTT from bacterium harbors:
- a CDS encoding YajQ family cyclic di-GMP-binding protein, which codes for MADEHSFDLVSLVDLQEVTNAVQQATKETSQRFDFKGSKSSIEFNKDKAEITLISDDEQKMKNVIDILQSKLVKRGVSLKSLQYGAIERASGNTVRQVVTLQQGIAQDKAREIVKSIKNLKMKVQAEIQKDQVRVRAKKIDDLQIVISMLKEKDFDIHVEFINYR
- a CDS encoding glucose-1-phosphate thymidylyltransferase, with the protein product MDLENFFDISDFAHQGIFKDIDYVWQALGNIKSYLKEHLNPNITNLRNGGDFLLKTYVIYKGVLIEKGFRLVIGDVVKGNFEVYIENEKSEGASVIYSGVTLADENISIGKGTVIEPGAYIKGPTIIGDNCEIRQGAYIRGNVIIGNRCVIGHTTEVKNACFLNQAKAGHFAYVGDSILGNQVNLGAGTKLANLNIGSMPIQLKIEGKKITTDLKKFGAILGDRVETGCNSVTNPGTMLSKGCIVYPNTTVRKGYYPPQTVIK
- a CDS encoding methyl viologen-reducing hydrogenase, producing MAVKVAEEWLATCGGCEVTLLDIGEPLLDLLPKLEFVHMPVIMDHKYYGQMGEREKLEIPEADVGLISGSVRNKENRHIAEEMRRKCKTLITVGACATYGGIPALNNLCTVADITKLVYQDTPSTDAGQTPTQEIPAMEERVYAVSEVVNVDIKLPGCPTTPELLAEALTCLLEGKEFKLTERSVCDECPTKREKKAVTAIKRPLESVEFTPGQPLSEVRCFMEQGFLCQGPATMSGCGGSEKMPRCIKAYMSCRGCYGPIREGANPMVDMMGALSSIGLNPREIVDRAPTFNRFIGAQGRLRPGMGGR
- a CDS encoding ATP-binding cassette domain-containing protein; amino-acid sequence: MLAVETTDLTKVFNGNIAVNKINLQVKEGELLGLLGPNGAGKTTIISILCTLIKPSSGTAYVWNYDVVKQQDKVRSSIGIVFQDSSLDEELTAFENIDFHGRLYKIPLNLRKKKIEELLRLVGLDDKRDKVVKTFSGGMRRRLEIARGLLHFPKVLFLDEPTLGLDPQTKKHIWDYIKRLKEEGMTIILTTHCMDEADNLCDQIAIMNKGEIIALDTPFNLKNNINKDMIILEVSETKEDLRLVLNLPYIHEIKIEDNKTVRIFLNEGESKVSQILEKMYQHQIKVNSLRINRPTLDDVYLYYTGKEIKEDYPDNKIHLRERLKLRRRKI
- a CDS encoding Ni/Fe hydrogenase subunit alpha; this translates as MAKTITIAPVTRIEGHAKITIQLDDAGNVANTHVNVVELRGFEKFCTGRPIEEIPRIVPRICGVCPWAHHLASAKATDAVFGVDIPSAAKKIRELAYMAHFIHSHVLHFFILSGPDFVMGPEADYTVRNVIGIVGKVPDIAKAVVKIRWTAQMMTQIMAGKAIHPDAACPGGWSKPITKDEVVKLKEMANECLEFAKFAMDFAKKNIFPPYLDLVKSYAPIETGFLGTVDDDGAMNLYNGKLRMMKKDGSYEDFEPKDYLDYIAEHVEPWTYLKFPYDKKAGGFSMDMDNPVGIYRVNALARMNVADKLATPLAQVEFEEWRANFGRPAQLTLLHHWARLIEMLYAAEHAVELLNDPDITSPDIRLALKPVAGRGVGVVEAPRGTLIHDYTTDENGMVTAVNIIVGTTHNNAPINMSVKWAAMNLIKDGKYDQGIMNKIEMAIRAYDPCFSCATHNLNGTIPVKADIYNAKGELIETLKNT